Proteins found in one Serratia plymuthica genomic segment:
- a CDS encoding ParA family protein has translation MHTLAKSTSMGVSHPAPRVIPMVSTKGGEGKSTQSANLAGFLADAGKKTLLIDGDHSQPTASSIFSLEYEAPNGLYELLMKTVDLNHPEQIISRSAIPNLDIIVSNDPHDRLSSAMLHAPDGRMRLKNVLQHPLFNEYDVIIIDSKGAASVMLELILVASTEFAVGVIKPILPDTREFLRGTLGLMEGLLPLTSYGIALPRIRILTNCMEYTNLDWQTLKSLRSIITNGQYLRADTFDVSLLDTIIPKLEIYKMGHASGQPVHRLERTTTRTSTLAAADTMYELACELFPHWVADFDVLRQEAN, from the coding sequence ATGCATACATTAGCTAAATCCACATCTATGGGTGTTAGCCACCCAGCACCTCGTGTTATCCCTATGGTCTCAACCAAAGGGGGCGAAGGTAAATCTACCCAAAGTGCCAACCTTGCCGGCTTCCTTGCCGATGCAGGTAAAAAGACTCTCCTCATCGATGGTGACCACTCCCAACCCACCGCAAGCAGCATTTTTTCCCTGGAATACGAGGCACCCAACGGTTTGTATGAACTGTTGATGAAGACAGTCGACCTCAATCACCCCGAGCAAATCATCTCCCGTTCCGCTATCCCAAACTTGGACATCATTGTTTCCAACGATCCCCACGACCGTTTATCTTCCGCCATGCTGCATGCCCCTGATGGTCGTATGCGGCTGAAGAATGTTCTGCAGCACCCTTTGTTCAACGAGTACGACGTCATCATCATTGACTCCAAAGGTGCGGCGTCTGTGATGCTCGAACTGATTCTGGTTGCCAGTACGGAATTCGCTGTCGGGGTTATCAAGCCTATACTGCCGGATACGCGAGAGTTTCTGCGTGGCACATTGGGGTTGATGGAAGGATTATTGCCGCTGACCAGCTACGGTATTGCGTTACCGCGTATCCGTATTCTGACGAACTGCATGGAATACACCAATCTGGATTGGCAGACACTGAAAAGTTTGCGCAGCATTATTACAAACGGCCAATATCTGCGTGCAGATACTTTCGACGTATCCCTTCTCGACACCATCATCCCCAAGCTGGAAATTTACAAAATGGGGCATGCTTCCGGCCAACCTGTTCATCGTCTCGAAAGAACCACCACCCGTACATCAACGCTCGCTGCTGCTGACACTATGTATGAGCTGGCCTGCGAGTTGTTCCCTCACTGGGTTGCCGACTTTGACGTTCTGCGTCAGGAGGCGAACTAA
- a CDS encoding ParB family protein produces MARAKTKLLDMNSALLQQGKTAVGTQPLAPVVTETPVSEMPLVLTLDEVNPNPDNPRTSRNPRYEEIKSSIRARGLDTVPKVTRDPARPELGYFFSDGGNTRYTILSELWQETGEERFYRFSCVFKPWPGRLSCVIGHLAENEVRGDLSFIEKAFGIRQARELYEAQLGKPVSLRELSTLLTAQGYPVHNSSISRMEDAVQYLYPYMPHLLETGLGRPQILQLLAMRSHAEATWQKHCITQEPNQPFDTVFGDVCGRFDSPEDYSLDMFRDELIGALINALPHPLLNYDRWLLELDPKEQNRRKHLGEPALTPELSGKGNTVELAPALQQEDAGGPTVPEMQGGGSSMVLDSALHESTGDADDEPQETQEKETPTTKTEPRVETQPDLYGAPSVLSGDIETVLDGEHTTVNEAPQPGAHESSAPHSNTETQPVAPVAEVPFAEVGLEPVSSIWGISALQDDIEHLQVITFRLAFELAEVAGCEAEIKADKADLQAAGYALTAERPSRFTALLLTLAGNNPDGASSSSLNEALIGSENAADWPLLDDIHAVKLMRLIRVLRRLRELQRDLSATEETA; encoded by the coding sequence ATGGCGCGTGCTAAAACCAAGCTCCTCGATATGAACAGTGCTTTGCTCCAGCAGGGCAAGACTGCTGTCGGCACACAGCCTTTAGCTCCCGTAGTGACAGAGACTCCCGTCAGTGAAATGCCACTGGTGCTGACATTGGATGAAGTGAACCCGAACCCGGATAACCCGCGAACTTCACGCAACCCGAGATATGAGGAAATTAAGTCGTCAATTCGGGCGCGTGGGTTGGATACGGTGCCGAAGGTGACGCGAGATCCAGCTCGCCCCGAGCTGGGGTATTTTTTCAGTGATGGGGGGAATACGCGTTATACCATTCTTTCCGAGCTCTGGCAGGAAACGGGAGAAGAACGATTTTATCGCTTCTCTTGTGTATTTAAACCCTGGCCAGGACGATTATCCTGCGTGATTGGTCACCTTGCCGAGAATGAGGTACGTGGTGACCTGAGCTTCATTGAAAAAGCGTTTGGCATTCGACAGGCTCGGGAATTATATGAAGCGCAGTTGGGTAAGCCTGTCTCATTACGTGAGCTTTCAACACTCCTAACCGCACAGGGTTATCCCGTCCATAATTCCAGTATCAGTCGGATGGAGGATGCAGTGCAGTACCTGTATCCCTATATGCCTCACTTATTGGAGACTGGGCTGGGGCGTCCGCAAATTCTTCAATTACTGGCTATGCGCTCTCACGCTGAAGCCACGTGGCAGAAGCACTGCATTACCCAAGAACCGAACCAACCATTTGACACCGTTTTCGGTGATGTATGCGGCCGTTTTGATTCACCTGAGGACTATTCGCTGGATATGTTCCGTGATGAGTTGATTGGAGCCCTCATCAACGCATTACCGCACCCGTTGCTCAATTATGACCGCTGGTTACTTGAGCTCGATCCCAAAGAGCAAAACCGGCGCAAGCACCTCGGTGAGCCGGCATTAACGCCTGAGCTGTCAGGCAAGGGCAATACTGTCGAGCTGGCGCCAGCACTGCAACAGGAAGACGCCGGTGGGCCGACGGTTCCTGAAATGCAGGGTGGTGGCTCTTCTATGGTACTGGACAGCGCCTTGCATGAGTCGACAGGTGATGCTGATGATGAACCACAGGAGACTCAGGAAAAGGAAACGCCCACAACTAAAACTGAACCACGTGTTGAAACTCAGCCTGATTTATACGGTGCGCCTTCGGTGTTATCAGGTGACATTGAAACGGTTTTAGACGGTGAGCATACCACCGTCAATGAAGCCCCTCAGCCTGGCGCTCATGAGTCGAGCGCCCCTCACAGCAATACCGAGACACAGCCTGTAGCCCCTGTTGCAGAGGTGCCCTTCGCTGAGGTAGGACTTGAGCCGGTTTCCTCCATTTGGGGTATTTCTGCCCTGCAGGACGATATCGAGCACCTGCAGGTGATCACCTTCCGATTGGCATTCGAACTGGCCGAAGTGGCGGGCTGCGAGGCGGAAATCAAAGCCGATAAAGCCGACCTGCAGGCTGCCGGCTACGCATTAACTGCCGAACGCCCATCCCGCTTCACCGCGTTACTCCTGACCCTTGCCGGCAACAACCCGGACGGCGCCTCATCCAGTTCGCTCAATGAGGCCCTTATTGGTTCGGAAAATGCGGCTGACTGGCCTTTGCTTGACGATATTCATGCCGTGAAATTGATGCGCCTTATTCGCGTTTTGCGCCGTCTGCGTGAACTGCAGCGTGATTTATCTGCAACAGAGGAGACAGCCTGA
- a CDS encoding SulP family inorganic anion transporter: MNLSTLRNDIPAGIVVFLVALPLSLGIAQASGLPPFVGLLTGVIGGIVVTLLSPSRYAVSGPAAGLVTIVTAAMETLGSFSLLLVALMLAGALQLIFGLLRAGRWITLVPGTVIQGMLVAIGILLIMQQVPVALGVPGDASLKALLADEAELLSPASALVALGALLIMWLWTTAPVKRIPLARYLPGPLVAVLWGSLAVVFGERWMPESIGAMPRISLPKFDSAEALGEQLSRPDWQGAWRNPSVYLIALTLALVASLETLLSQEALKKLKSQTPAPSPDKEMRAQGVGNMLSGFLGGLPITAVIVRSSVNVNAGARSRISILLHGVLLLLCGLFLSDALNTIPLASLAAVLLYTGYKLASPALFIAQWRQGLPQFIPFILTVSCIIIFGMLAGIAIGLMAQLLCSTYKSHRNALQLSCYDDHYVVRFHQNLTFLHNPRLQSLLAQIPDNCVVIAEHDNAEYIDPDVRAVLAEFGAGAAERGIQLSRWPVG, translated from the coding sequence ATGAACTTAAGCACTCTGCGTAATGATATTCCCGCCGGAATAGTGGTGTTTCTGGTGGCATTGCCGCTCAGCCTTGGCATCGCGCAGGCCAGTGGCTTGCCTCCTTTTGTGGGGCTGTTGACCGGGGTAATCGGCGGCATTGTGGTCACCTTGCTTAGCCCTTCGCGCTATGCCGTCAGCGGGCCTGCGGCCGGCTTGGTCACCATTGTGACCGCTGCCATGGAAACGCTGGGTTCATTTTCATTGCTGCTGGTGGCGCTGATGCTGGCGGGAGCACTGCAGCTTATTTTCGGCCTGCTGCGCGCCGGACGGTGGATCACGCTGGTGCCCGGTACGGTGATCCAGGGCATGCTGGTGGCCATCGGTATTTTGCTGATCATGCAGCAGGTGCCGGTAGCGTTGGGCGTACCGGGGGACGCAAGCCTGAAGGCGTTGCTGGCCGACGAGGCCGAGCTGCTGTCGCCCGCCTCGGCGCTGGTTGCCTTGGGTGCTCTGTTGATCATGTGGCTGTGGACCACCGCGCCGGTGAAACGGATCCCGTTGGCCCGTTATCTTCCCGGCCCGCTGGTGGCGGTGCTCTGGGGCAGCCTGGCCGTGGTCTTTGGTGAGCGCTGGATGCCGGAAAGCATCGGTGCCATGCCACGCATTTCACTGCCTAAATTCGACAGTGCCGAGGCGCTGGGCGAGCAGCTCAGCCGTCCGGATTGGCAAGGTGCCTGGCGCAACCCTTCGGTTTATCTCATCGCGCTGACGTTGGCGCTGGTGGCTAGCCTGGAAACCCTGCTGAGTCAGGAGGCGCTGAAAAAACTGAAATCCCAAACGCCGGCACCTTCGCCGGACAAGGAGATGCGCGCTCAGGGCGTTGGCAATATGCTGAGCGGTTTTCTCGGCGGTCTGCCGATCACTGCGGTGATTGTCCGCAGCTCGGTGAACGTCAATGCCGGAGCGCGTAGCCGCATTTCGATTCTGCTGCACGGTGTGCTGCTGCTGTTATGCGGCCTGTTCCTCAGCGATGCGCTAAACACCATTCCGTTAGCCAGCCTGGCGGCGGTACTGTTGTATACCGGCTATAAGCTGGCCTCTCCGGCATTGTTTATCGCCCAGTGGCGCCAGGGGTTGCCGCAATTTATTCCCTTCATCCTGACCGTGTCCTGCATCATTATCTTCGGCATGCTGGCGGGTATTGCTATCGGGCTGATGGCGCAACTGTTGTGCAGTACCTACAAAAGCCACCGCAATGCGCTGCAACTAAGCTGTTACGACGATCATTATGTGGTGCGGTTCCACCAGAACCTGACTTTTCTGCATAATCCACGTTTGCAAAGCCTGCTGGCACAGATCCCCGATAATTGTGTGGTAATCGCCGAGCATGATAACGCCGAGTATATCGACCCGGACGTGAGGGCGGTGTTGGCGGAGTTTGGCGCCGGCGCGGCCGAGCGGGGGATCCAGCTGAGCCGCTGGCCCGTAGGGTGA
- the dnaB-PI gene encoding SPI-7-type island replicative DNA helicase: MTDLNIPYSSDAEQAVLGGLMLDNERWDDVLPLVGERDFHLAAHRCIFQAMARLMAVQQPIDLITLHESLEQNGALEQVGGFAYLAELSKNTPSAANIVAYAEIVAERSRLRSLLQLGRELSADAANPRAESAALTERAEQQLFQLSEQTQSQQNVSLTDGLNAVVTYLETVNGGNGITGTPTGFSELDVMTCGLQPGDLVLLAARPSMGKTAFALSAYTGALRGTEKPAFFFSLEMPREQLLQRLIAVDGRVELSRLRSGQLDDEDWARISKAMERLLPLENRLIIDDESILTPALLRSRARRYTRLYGKPGLIMVDYLQLMHCPGQENRTQEIAEISRSLKALAKELGCPVVALSQLNRQLESRADKRPFNGDLRDSGALEQDADVIAFIYRDDVYYADSDDAGTAEIIIGKQRQGATGTVRVKFEGQFTAFSDLHDGQYDQYSGRA, from the coding sequence ATGACTGACTTGAATATCCCTTATTCCTCCGATGCTGAGCAAGCCGTTCTTGGCGGCTTGATGTTGGATAACGAGCGGTGGGATGACGTTCTCCCATTGGTTGGAGAGCGTGATTTTCATCTTGCAGCACATCGCTGCATTTTCCAGGCAATGGCTCGCCTGATGGCTGTCCAGCAGCCGATTGACCTGATTACGCTCCATGAATCACTGGAACAAAATGGTGCACTCGAGCAAGTGGGTGGTTTTGCCTATCTGGCAGAGTTGTCTAAAAATACGCCGAGCGCAGCCAATATCGTCGCCTATGCAGAGATTGTGGCTGAACGCAGTCGTCTGCGCAGCCTGCTGCAGCTCGGTCGCGAATTGAGTGCTGATGCTGCCAATCCGCGCGCAGAGTCTGCGGCACTGACCGAACGCGCTGAACAGCAATTGTTCCAACTCTCTGAGCAAACCCAGTCACAGCAGAATGTCAGCCTGACGGATGGGTTGAATGCCGTCGTGACCTATCTGGAGACGGTGAATGGCGGTAATGGTATCACCGGCACCCCGACCGGTTTTTCAGAGCTTGATGTGATGACGTGTGGTCTGCAGCCCGGAGATTTGGTTTTGCTTGCTGCACGACCGTCGATGGGTAAAACCGCCTTTGCGTTGAGCGCCTACACCGGCGCGCTTCGAGGCACGGAGAAACCTGCATTCTTCTTTAGCCTGGAAATGCCGCGGGAGCAGCTGCTTCAACGCCTGATTGCTGTAGATGGGCGGGTTGAACTTTCACGTCTGCGCAGCGGCCAGCTAGATGATGAAGACTGGGCCCGTATTTCCAAGGCGATGGAGCGGTTGTTGCCCTTGGAAAACCGCTTGATTATTGACGATGAGTCGATTTTGACACCCGCACTGTTGCGTTCCAGGGCTCGGCGCTACACCCGTTTGTACGGTAAGCCGGGTTTAATCATGGTCGATTACCTGCAACTGATGCACTGCCCTGGGCAGGAAAATCGCACTCAGGAAATTGCGGAAATCTCCCGCAGCCTGAAAGCGTTGGCCAAAGAACTTGGTTGTCCCGTTGTGGCGCTGTCTCAACTGAACCGTCAGCTGGAAAGCCGTGCTGACAAACGCCCGTTCAATGGGGATCTGCGCGATTCCGGTGCGCTGGAGCAGGATGCCGATGTGATCGCGTTCATCTATCGTGATGACGTTTATTACGCTGATTCTGATGATGCCGGCACGGCAGAAATTATCATTGGTAAACAGCGGCAGGGCGCAACGGGTACCGTTCGCGTCAAGTTTGAAGGGCAATTCACCGCGTTCAGCGATCTCCATGACGGTCAGTATGACCAATATTCGGGGAGGGCGTAA
- the gltP gene encoding glutamate/aspartate:proton symporter GltP has protein sequence MKSVKISLAWQILIALVLGIVVGAVLHNQTESREWLVSNVLSPAGDIFIRLIKMIVVPIVISTLVVGIAGVGDAKKLGRLGLKTIIYFEVITTVAIVVGLTLANVFQPGHGIDMSTLTAVDISQYEKTTEQVQSGSHSLVGTILSLIPSNVFASMAKGDMLPIIFFSVLFGLGLSSLPKETKEPLLKVFKAVSESMFKVTHMIMRYAPIGVFGLISVTVANFGFASLLPLAKLVALVYFAIAFFALVVLGAVARLCNLRIWTLIRILKDELILAYSTASSETVLPRIIEKMEAYGAPKAITSFVVPTGYSFNLDGSTLYQSIAAIFIAQLYGIELSLGQEIVLVVTLMVTSKGIAGVPGVSFVVLLATLGSVGIPLEGLAFIAGVDRILDMARTALNVVGNALAVLVIAKWEHQFDSKKALAYETEFLSGNAKQASES, from the coding sequence ATGAAAAGTGTAAAAATTAGCCTTGCTTGGCAAATCCTGATAGCGCTGGTGTTGGGTATTGTCGTCGGTGCAGTGCTCCATAATCAGACTGAGTCGCGTGAGTGGCTGGTTAGTAATGTTCTTAGTCCGGCCGGTGATATTTTTATTCGCCTGATTAAGATGATTGTCGTGCCGATCGTTATTTCTACGTTGGTGGTAGGTATCGCCGGAGTCGGCGATGCGAAAAAGTTAGGCCGCCTCGGATTGAAAACCATTATTTATTTCGAAGTTATTACCACTGTCGCCATAGTGGTGGGGCTGACGTTGGCTAATGTTTTTCAACCCGGTCACGGTATCGATATGTCGACGCTGACGGCGGTCGATATCTCTCAATATGAAAAAACTACTGAGCAAGTGCAAAGCGGTTCGCATAGCTTGGTGGGAACCATTCTGTCGTTGATTCCTTCGAACGTCTTTGCCTCTATGGCCAAAGGCGACATGCTGCCGATTATCTTCTTCTCGGTGCTGTTTGGTCTTGGCCTGTCGTCATTGCCGAAAGAAACCAAAGAACCTCTGTTGAAGGTGTTTAAAGCCGTTTCCGAAAGCATGTTCAAAGTCACCCATATGATCATGCGTTATGCGCCAATTGGGGTATTTGGTCTGATCTCCGTGACGGTAGCCAACTTTGGTTTCGCTTCGCTGTTGCCGCTGGCCAAACTGGTGGCGTTGGTGTACTTCGCCATCGCCTTTTTCGCTCTGGTGGTGCTGGGTGCGGTCGCCCGCTTATGCAATCTGCGAATCTGGACGCTAATCCGTATCCTGAAGGACGAACTGATCCTGGCTTATTCCACCGCCAGTTCGGAAACCGTGTTGCCACGCATTATTGAAAAGATGGAAGCCTACGGTGCGCCGAAGGCGATCACCAGCTTTGTGGTACCCACCGGTTACTCCTTTAATCTGGACGGTTCCACGCTGTATCAGAGCATCGCCGCCATCTTTATTGCGCAGTTGTACGGGATTGAGTTGTCTCTAGGCCAGGAAATCGTGCTGGTGGTGACGCTTATGGTCACGTCCAAGGGGATCGCAGGCGTACCCGGCGTTTCTTTCGTGGTGCTGCTGGCAACTTTGGGCAGCGTCGGCATCCCGCTGGAAGGGTTGGCGTTTATCGCCGGCGTCGACCGTATTCTGGATATGGCGCGCACTGCGTTGAACGTAGTGGGTAATGCGTTGGCGGTACTGGTGATCGCCAAATGGGAGCATCAGTTCGACAGTAAGAAAGCGCTGGCCTATGAGACAGAGTTCTTGTCAGGCAATGCCAAACAGGCAAGTGAGTCTTAA
- a CDS encoding carbonic anhydrase, whose translation MHAVTILKPLIARNRSWALQQRQRNPHYFRKHVAGQQPQALWIGCSDSRVPAEVLTGAHPGELFVHRNIANMVLEDDDSLMSVLQYALEYLQVSAIVLCGHYGCGGVQAAVALPAMSLAQEDSALARRMAHLRRSLEHNLQDYQQAEGNDVARLNRLIDAHVVTQFTHLIASEPVRRRWEQGKMLEVFGCVYDLQEGHLKELVHQNAMEVGHELKHSA comes from the coding sequence ATGCATGCCGTGACGATACTTAAACCCCTGATAGCCAGAAACCGCAGTTGGGCGCTACAGCAGCGCCAGCGCAACCCACATTACTTCCGCAAGCATGTCGCCGGTCAGCAGCCGCAGGCGCTGTGGATAGGCTGTTCCGACAGCCGTGTCCCGGCCGAGGTACTGACCGGCGCACACCCCGGTGAGCTTTTCGTTCATCGCAATATCGCCAATATGGTCCTTGAGGATGACGATAGTCTGATGAGCGTATTGCAATATGCGCTGGAATATCTGCAAGTCTCCGCCATTGTATTGTGCGGCCATTACGGTTGCGGCGGCGTACAGGCTGCAGTGGCGTTGCCGGCAATGTCGCTGGCACAAGAAGACAGTGCATTGGCGCGACGGATGGCGCATTTGCGGCGATCACTCGAACATAACTTGCAGGATTATCAGCAGGCAGAGGGAAACGACGTTGCACGTCTGAACCGGCTTATCGACGCGCACGTGGTGACCCAGTTCACCCATTTGATTGCCAGTGAACCGGTGCGCCGACGCTGGGAGCAGGGCAAGATGCTGGAGGTTTTTGGCTGCGTGTACGATCTGCAAGAAGGGCATTTGAAGGAGCTCGTCCATCAGAACGCTATGGAGGTGGGTCATGAACTTAAGCACTCTGCGTAA
- the acs gene encoding acetate--CoA ligase → MSQVHKHAIPSAIAEHALINPEQYQQYYQQSVQDPETFWGEQGKILDWIKPYSRVKNTSFDPGHISIRWFEDGTLNLAANCLDRHLAERGDQTAIIWEGDDPTQSKQVTYKQLHHDVCQFANVLKKLGVKKGDVVAIYMPMVPEAAVAMLACARIGAVHSVIFGGFSPEAVAGRIIDSNSRLVITADEGLRAGRAVPLKKNVDDALKNPGVKSITNVVVFQRTGKPGYWQEGRDLWWHELINGVSADCPPEEMNAEDPLFILYTSGSTGKPKGVLHTTGGYLVYAAMTFKYVFDYHDGEVYWCTADVGWVTGHSYLLYGPLACGAITLMFEGVPNYPDVNRLSQVIDKHQVNILYTAPTAIRALMAEGDKAIEGTKRDSLRIMGSVGEPINPEAWEWYYNKIGNGKCPIVDTWWQTETGGFMITPLPGATELKAGSATRPFFGVQPALVDNVGTPQEGACEGNLVITDSWPGQARTLFGDHDRFEQTYFSTFKGMYFSGDGARRDEDGYYWITGRVDDVLNVSGHRLGTAEIESALVSHPKIAEAAVVGIPHNIKGQAIYAYITLNHGEEPSPELYTEVRNWVRKEIGPIATPDVLHWTDSLPKTRSGKIMRRILRKIAAGDTSNLGDTSTLADPAVVDKLLEEKQSMKVPS, encoded by the coding sequence ATGAGCCAAGTGCATAAACACGCTATTCCTTCTGCAATTGCAGAACACGCCCTGATTAACCCAGAACAATACCAACAATATTATCAACAGTCTGTGCAAGACCCGGAGACTTTCTGGGGCGAGCAAGGAAAAATCCTGGACTGGATCAAACCTTATAGCCGGGTAAAAAACACGTCGTTCGATCCGGGCCATATCAGTATCCGCTGGTTTGAAGACGGCACCCTGAATCTGGCGGCCAACTGCCTCGATCGCCATCTGGCCGAGCGCGGTGACCAGACCGCCATTATCTGGGAAGGTGACGATCCCACCCAGTCGAAACAGGTGACCTACAAACAACTGCACCACGATGTCTGCCAGTTCGCCAACGTACTGAAAAAGTTGGGCGTCAAAAAAGGCGACGTCGTGGCTATCTATATGCCCATGGTGCCGGAAGCCGCGGTCGCCATGCTGGCCTGTGCACGTATCGGTGCGGTGCACTCGGTAATCTTTGGCGGTTTCTCGCCAGAGGCGGTCGCCGGCCGCATTATCGACTCCAACTCCAGGCTGGTTATCACCGCTGACGAAGGCCTGCGCGCCGGGCGTGCCGTGCCGCTGAAAAAGAACGTCGACGACGCGCTGAAAAACCCTGGCGTGAAAAGCATCACCAACGTGGTCGTTTTCCAACGTACCGGCAAGCCGGGTTATTGGCAGGAAGGCCGTGATTTATGGTGGCATGAGCTGATCAACGGCGTTTCCGCCGACTGCCCACCGGAAGAGATGAATGCGGAAGACCCGTTGTTTATCCTTTATACCTCCGGATCGACCGGCAAACCCAAGGGCGTGCTGCACACCACCGGTGGCTATCTGGTGTATGCCGCCATGACCTTCAAGTACGTCTTCGACTACCACGACGGTGAGGTGTACTGGTGTACGGCCGACGTCGGCTGGGTTACAGGCCACAGCTATCTGCTCTACGGCCCGCTGGCCTGCGGTGCCATCACCCTGATGTTCGAAGGCGTGCCGAACTACCCTGACGTCAACCGCCTGTCACAGGTGATTGATAAGCACCAGGTCAATATCCTGTATACCGCCCCCACCGCCATCCGTGCGCTGATGGCCGAAGGCGATAAAGCGATAGAGGGCACCAAACGCGATTCACTGCGTATCATGGGTTCGGTCGGAGAGCCGATCAACCCGGAAGCCTGGGAGTGGTATTACAACAAAATCGGTAACGGCAAGTGCCCGATCGTCGACACCTGGTGGCAGACCGAAACCGGCGGTTTTATGATCACCCCGCTGCCCGGCGCCACAGAGCTCAAAGCCGGCTCTGCCACGCGGCCGTTCTTCGGCGTGCAGCCTGCCTTGGTCGATAACGTAGGCACGCCTCAGGAAGGCGCCTGCGAAGGCAATTTGGTGATCACCGATTCCTGGCCTGGCCAGGCGCGTACGCTGTTCGGCGATCACGATCGTTTTGAGCAGACTTACTTCTCCACCTTTAAAGGCATGTATTTCAGCGGTGACGGCGCACGCCGCGATGAAGATGGATATTACTGGATCACCGGCCGCGTCGATGACGTGCTGAACGTTTCCGGGCACCGTCTGGGTACCGCAGAAATCGAATCTGCGCTGGTTTCGCATCCGAAAATCGCCGAAGCGGCGGTAGTCGGCATTCCGCATAATATTAAGGGCCAGGCGATTTATGCCTATATCACGCTGAATCATGGCGAAGAACCCTCTCCTGAACTCTATACCGAAGTGCGTAACTGGGTACGTAAGGAAATAGGGCCGATCGCCACGCCAGACGTGCTGCACTGGACAGATTCGCTGCCCAAAACGCGCTCCGGCAAGATCATGCGCCGCATTCTGCGCAAAATCGCTGCGGGTGACACCAGCAACCTCGGTGACACATCAACCCTGGCGGACCCGGCCGTAGTAGACAAGCTGTTGGAAGAAAAACAATCAATGAAAGTACCGTCGTAA
- a CDS encoding DUF485 domain-containing protein, with amino-acid sequence MNDTIYQRIEENPRFKELVRKRGRFAWLLSLITLVLYVGFILLIAFDPQWLGTPIAVGSTITRGIPVGVGLIVISFVLTGIYVFRANGEFDRLTAEILREVQK; translated from the coding sequence ATGAATGACACCATTTATCAAAGGATTGAGGAAAACCCGCGTTTTAAAGAGCTGGTACGAAAACGCGGCCGCTTCGCCTGGCTGCTTTCGTTGATTACGCTGGTACTTTACGTTGGCTTCATTTTACTGATCGCTTTCGATCCGCAATGGCTCGGTACGCCGATCGCCGTCGGATCGACCATTACCCGTGGGATCCCGGTGGGTGTGGGCCTGATCGTTATCTCTTTCGTTCTGACCGGGATCTACGTATTCCGCGCTAATGGCGAGTTTGATCGCCTGACGGCAGAAATCCTGCGTGAGGTGCAGAAATGA